A genomic window from Cyprinus carpio isolate SPL01 chromosome A2, ASM1834038v1, whole genome shotgun sequence includes:
- the LOC122135126 gene encoding purine nucleoside phosphorylase-like has product MFEDSTTAYSYEECKATADWLLAQAPVRPLLGIVCGSGLGGLAEMLKDKLLIDYSDIPNFPQSTVHGHAGKLVFGTLKGKPCVCMQGRFHLYEGYPIQKTTMPMRVFKLMGVETVILTNAAGGLNQDFKVGDIMVIKDHINIPGFAGNNPLVGANDERFGERFPCMSDAYDRDLQQLAHAVAAELDYSSFMQEGVYSALCGPSFETVAECKMLQFLGADAVGMSTVHEVIVARHCGMRVVALSLITNQVVMDYYSEKKANHAEVLQTGELRAQQMEKLVSTMVSRMKTLKH; this is encoded by the exons ATGTTTGAGGATTCAACTACAGC GTACAGTTATGAGGAGTGTAAGGCCACAGCTGATTGGCTGCTGGCTCAGGCTCCAGTGCGCCCCCTGCTGGGGATCGTGTGCGGCTCTGGTCTCGGAGGATTGGCAGAAATGCTGAAAGATAAGCTGCTCATTGACTACAGTGACATCCCCAACTTCCCTCAGAGCACCG TTCACGGTCACGCCGGGAAGCTGGTGTTCGGCACGCTTAAAGGAAAGCCGTGTGTTTGCATGCAGGGCAGGTTTCATCTGTATGAAGGATACCCCATTCAGAAG ACCACGATGCCGATGCGTGTGTTTAAGCTGATGGGTGTGGAGACGGTCATCCTGACCAACGCCGCCGGCGGACTCAACCAGGACTTTAAAGTGGGCGACATCATGGTCATAAAGGACCACATCAATATTCCAGGATTCGCTGGAAACAACCCGCTGGTGGGAGCAAACGACGAGAG GTTCGGCGAGCGGTTCCCGTGTATGTCGGACGCGTATGACCGTGATCTGCAGCAGCTGGCTCACGCGGTCGCGGCGGAGCTGGATTACTCTTCCTTCATGCAGGAGGGTGTGTACAGCGCGTTGTGCGGCCCGTCCTTCGAAACCGTCGCCGAATGCAAAATGCTGCAGTTCCTCGGAGCCGACGCCGTGGG catgagCACGGTTCACGAGGTGATCGTGGCGCGTCACTGCGGGATGAGGGTGGTGGCTCTGTCTCTGATCACCAATCAGGTGGTGATGGACTACTACAGCGAGAAGAAAGCCAATCACGCGGAGGTCCTGCAGACGGGCGAACTGAGAGCGCAGCAGATGGAGAAACTCGTCTCCACCATGGTCTCCCGCATGAAGACACTAAAGCACTGA
- the LOC109057873 gene encoding ATP-sensitive inward rectifier potassium channel 10-like → MTSAIPLSYGPAPQKVCHSQTQTDVLKPLLGGAGHGSQVAHRRRVLSKDGRSNVRIEHVSGRGALYLRDPWTTFVDMQWRYKLILFSATFVGTWFTFGLLWYLLALVHGDLLEFEPPANHSVCVMQMQTLTAAFLFSLETQTTIGYGYRCITEECPSAIVLLIIQLLITTAMEIFITGTFLAKLARPKKRGETIRFSQHAVIANHDGRPSLMIRVANMRKSLLLGCQVTGKLLQPCVPKEGETVRLDQKNVTFSVDTASESPFLILPLTFYHIIDEQSPLSRWADKGTDAKYSFGLFVYFGLMVMMSSTVEPTSATCQVRTSYLPDEILWGYEFPPIVSLSPMGKYVADLAYFDKVVKTNPPAPFSIRTPPQTPPSGTDGCHGDVSGSEWGWMRVEERLRGG, encoded by the exons ATGACATCAGCCATACCCCTCTCTTATGGCCCCGCCCCTCAGAAGGTGTGCCACTCTCAGACGCAGACAGACGTCCTAAAGCCTCTGCTCGGGGGGGCGGGGCATGGGAGTCAGGTGGCGCACCGGAGGCGGGTGCTATCCAAGGATGGGCGGAGCAATGTCCGCATCGAACATGTGAGTGGGCGTGGCGCTCTGTACCTGCGTGACCCCTGGACCACCTTTGTGGACATGCAGTGGAGGTACAAACTGATTCTGTTCAGCGCCACGTTTGTGGGAACCTGGTTCACCTTTGGACTGCTGTGGTACCTGCTGGCTTTGGTGCATGGAGACCTACTTG AGTTTGAACCTCCAGCaaaccacagtgtgtgtgtgatgcagatGCAAACGCTGACCGCAGCCTTTCTCTTCTCGCTGGAGACTCAGACCACCATTGGATACGGATACCGCTGCATCACGGAGGAGTGTCCATCTGCCATCGTCCTGCTCATCATCCAGCTCCTCATCACCACCGCCATGGAGATCTTCATCACCGGAACCTTCCTCGCCAAG ttgGCTCGGCCAAAGAAGCGTGGCGAGACGATTCGGTTCAGTCAGCATGCTGTGATAGCTAATCACGACGGCCGACCGAGTCTCATGATACGAGTCGCCAACATGCGCAAGAGTCTGCTGCTGGGCTGCCAG GTGACTGGGAAGCTTTTACAGCCATGTGTGCCGAAGGAGGGCGAGACGGTGCGTTTGGACCAGAAGAACGTGACCTTCAGCGTGGACACGGCCAGCGAGAGCCCCTTCCTCATCCTCCCGCTCACCTTCTACCACATCATCGACGAGCAGAGCCCGCTGAGCCGATGGGCCGACAAGGGTACAGATGCT AAATACTCATtcggtttgtttgtttatttcggGCTGATGGTGATGATGAGCTCCACAGTGGAACCCACATCAGCCACCTGTCAGGTGCGCACCTCCTACCTGCCCGACGAGATCCTGTGGGGCTATGAGTTCCCGCCCATCGTGTCTCTCTCTCCGATGGGCAAGTACGTGGCGGATCTCGCGTACTTCGACAAGGTGGTGAAAACAAACCCCCCCGCCCCTTTTTCAATCAGAACCCCGCCTCAGACCCCGCCCAGCGGCACTGACGGTTGCCATGGAGACGTGAGCGGCTCGGAATGGGGGTGGATGAGGGTTGAGGAGAGGTTGAGGGGAGGATGA